In Labrus bergylta chromosome 6, fLabBer1.1, whole genome shotgun sequence, the following proteins share a genomic window:
- the LOC136179461 gene encoding interferon-induced protein with tetratricopeptide repeats 1-like — protein MEKALSPQVRSLVLSGGWLLKNGGCVQECEGELAAQSQTTLESLQCHFTWDLDRSRPKLLLLTQKMEDFSTEEGNRWLGHIYNLWGFIQYKLGLNEEANSLFQKATEALNKLRVADEGPWLVVNYWNLAWLHHHLGDQAESQAYLSKVDALMEKDPSPSQDDLHPEICAEKAWTLMFFGEDKKLVVDYYEKAARMQPKMVDWNTSYVIWLKKVKNFSDTRLDPDLLEKMRQAKERDPENLYLAALYLEQLADKGENIRDEVRELDEKVSTRCCSNSGMWALLNLYIKYISVDKAVDLAEKVLKKHPDVRYLKKFVALCYRWRIIYKSSSSPEQSTMDKAIALHEELISLYPHSSLKREIDLATIYAKSHHSKAKAEQIFQKLLKNEPAEPEDKQMLYNIYANHLYFHQNDSHRSIKYHMKTAAIPEISFSRDNSIRILEKTKYRGIMCREIEEFLRNLQEPRQ, from the coding sequence tgctgctcagagtcaaaccacactggagtccctgcagtgccactTCACCTGGGACCTGGACCGCAGCAGGCCGAAACTTTTACTTCTCACGCAGaagatggaggacttcagcacagaggagggaaatagatggctgggccacatttacaacctgtgggggttcattcagtataaactggggttaaatgaagaggctaacAGTTTGTTCCAGAAGGCTACGGAGGCACTCAACAAGCTGAGAGTAGCAGATGAGGGTccttggttagtggtgaactactggaacctggcctggctgcaccaccacctgggagatcaagcagagagtcaggcttacctgtcaaaggttgatgccctgatggaaaaagacccatctccatcccaggacgacctccatccagagatctgcgctgaaaaggcctggaccctgatgttcttcggagaggataagaagctggttgttgattactacgagaaagctgccaggatgcagccgaaaatggtggattggaacaccagctatgtcatatggttaaagaaGGTCAAAAACTTCAGTGACACAAGgctggaccctgacctcttggagaaaatgagacaagccaaggaacgggatccagagaacttgtacctCGCTGCGCTCTACCTTGAACAACTTGCTGataaaggagaaaacattcgagaTGAAGTCCGTGAGTTGGATGAAAAGGTGAGCACTCGGTGCTGCAGTAAcagtggcatgtgggccttactaaacctttacataaaatacatatcagttgATAAGGCCGTTGATTTGGCAGAGAAAGTTCTGAAAAAACATCCAGATGTGCGTTATCTGAAGAAATTTGTTGCACtctgctacagatggaggatcATTTATAAAAGCAGTAGTTCCCCAGAACAAAGCACGATGGACAAAGCAATCGCTCTCCACGAGGAGCTGatctctctttaccctcactcttcactcaAAAGGGAAATAGACCTCGCAACTATCTatgcaaagtcacatcacagcaaggccaaagctgagcagatatttcagaaactgctcaaaaatgaacctgcagaacctgaagacaaacagatgctttacaacATATATGCAAATCATTTATACTTTCATCAAAATGACTCCCACAGGTCGATAAAGTATCACATGAAGACAGCAGCAATACCAGAAATATCCTTCAGCCGTGACAACAGCATCAGAATCCTGGAGAAGACTAAATACCGAGGcataatgtgcagagaaatagaggagtttctcagaaatctgcaagagccaaggcagtaa